One window of the Pelmatolapia mariae isolate MD_Pm_ZW linkage group LG15, Pm_UMD_F_2, whole genome shotgun sequence genome contains the following:
- the LOC134643588 gene encoding ribonuclease inhibitor-like, which yields MKNLPGELTLKDCDLSEISCDYLAAALNSNPSYPRVLDLSGTYNNLQDSGVKQLCVLLENPRCRFETLSLSGCLITEEGCTSLASALSSNPSHLRELDLSYNHPGDSGMKLLSAGLKDPGWRLDTLRAEPAGVRWLRPGLRKYSCQLTIDTNTVNTNLQLSDNNRKVTHVEEVQSYPDHPDRFDVPQLLCRNGLTGRCYWEVEWRGDVFISVSYRSIRKKGDSDDCLFGYNDQSWSLECSDRGPQSVWHNKRPTSISSSSSSSSSSVCNRVAVLTEDDDGGRGGQSRVCRIQLSVCEE from the exons ATGAAAAACCTACCTGGAGAGCTCAC aTTGAAGGACTGTgatttgtcagagatcagctgtgattaccTGGCAGCAGCGCTGAATTCCAACCCCTCGTATCCCAGAGTACTGGACCTGAGTGGAACctacaacaacctgcaggattcaggagtgaagcagctgtgtgttcTTCTGGAGAATCCACGATGTCgatttgaaactctgag tctgtcaggctgtctgatcacagaggaaggctgtacttctctggcctcagctctgagctccaacccctcccatctgagagagctggacctgagctacaatcatccaggagactcaggaatgaagctgctgtcggctggactgaaggatccaggctggagactggacactctcag ggcggagcctgctggagtccgatggttgagaccaggtctgaggaagt attcctgtcaactcacaatcgacacaaacacagtgaacacaaacctccaactgtctgacaacaacaggaaggtgacacatgtggaggaggttcagtcatatcctgatcatccagacagatttgatgttcctcagctgctgtgtagaaatggtctgactggtcgctgttactgggaggtcgagtggagaggagacgtttttatatcagtgagttacagaagcatcAGAAAGAAAGGAGACAGTGATGACTGTTTGTTTGGAtacaatgatcagtcctggagtctggagTGCTCTGATCGTGGTCCTCAGTCTGTCTGGCACAATAAGAGACcaacatccatctcctcctcctcctcctcctcctcctcctctgtctgtaacagagtagcagt actgactgaagatgatgatggaggaagaggaggacagagcagagTCTGCAGGATCCAGCTGTCTGTTTGTGAGGAGTGA